In a genomic window of Halobiforma lacisalsi AJ5:
- a CDS encoding response regulator transcription factor, with protein MATDTPSVLIVEDEPDLANLYAAWLESEYDVRTAYDGDDALAAIDESIDVVLLDRRMPGLSGDTVLETIREHDLDCYVAMVTAIEPDFDIVGMGFDDYLVKPVSKEELLRIVDQLLLRSSYDDQLREFFALASKKALLDAQKSEAELESSREYAELEDRLAALRAHVTETTSELLEEGKYRQLCRDIAADPVPEE; from the coding sequence ATGGCCACAGACACCCCGTCCGTACTGATCGTCGAAGACGAGCCCGACCTCGCTAATCTCTATGCCGCGTGGCTCGAGAGCGAGTACGACGTCCGGACGGCCTACGACGGCGACGACGCGCTCGCGGCGATCGACGAGTCGATCGACGTGGTTCTTTTAGACCGCCGGATGCCGGGGCTGTCGGGGGATACCGTACTCGAGACGATCCGCGAGCACGATCTCGATTGCTACGTCGCGATGGTGACCGCGATCGAACCCGACTTCGACATCGTCGGCATGGGGTTCGACGACTATCTCGTCAAACCCGTCTCGAAAGAAGAGCTGTTGCGGATCGTCGATCAGCTACTGCTGCGCTCGTCCTACGACGACCAACTTCGGGAGTTCTTCGCGCTCGCGTCGAAGAAGGCCCTGCTCGACGCCCAGAAGTCCGAGGCCGAACTCGAGTCGAGCCGGGAGTACGCCGAACTCGAGGACCGGCTCGCGGCGCTTCGGGCCCACGTCACGGAGACGACCTCGGAACTGCTCGAGGAGGGGAAGTACCGTCAGCTCTGTCGCGACATCGCCGCCGATCCGGTTCCCGAGGAGTAA
- a CDS encoding PAS domain-containing protein yields MLARERALEQRIGGRAIVTSRTVPIIDRVTDAFFALDTDFRFTYLNERAETLLKRSREDLIGRVMWDEFPQTVETQFPDGFHRAMDEQVPVSFEIYHARLETWFEARAYPSETGLSVYMRDVTERKQQETTIAQHAAVIEAINDGVVTLDRNREIVSVNGAMERLFGRDREALVGEHVEVVPELAGITDEDAVEMGRAIADVDVGNAEKRQLEATITDADGVDRMVEIRFVPIEDDAATIAGVLRDITDQHEYERVAASLHEITRWLLESDDPEEICAIAVHSGSDLLDLPISGIWLLEDEHGYLEPVAGTAGAYEEFGGLPRFNPGEGLVWNVFEGGEVERFDDLESNEETYNPETPLRSEIIAPIGTHGVLMTGSLEPDRFDETDVELLSTLAENIRAALDRADRERILRERTEALERQTERLEGVANVLSNDLKQQLETVAERLEDDDADADELGWEFPLAEDSVETTLDRAERLVDDVREFARNASAVGTRSRVRLDRAVEAAARTSRLDETNVTVERRATVRADADRLVNLLETAFDDAAARDGVSPGDPGDETADVTVRVGLLGFDDPGRSRGFYLLDDADASPETARDRLLASPDGTGSGAGAADGNSDTGTGAIDGLGLALVRAIAEAHGWELTVETVEGDGTREGVVLDHDPDSDHDSDEPANGTRIEIRDVTTLELEGNDRHNGDEDGKRHQDGLPRPGAGPGGP; encoded by the coding sequence TCAACGAGCGGGCCGAGACCCTCCTGAAACGGTCTCGAGAGGACCTCATCGGCCGCGTTATGTGGGACGAGTTCCCCCAGACGGTCGAGACGCAGTTCCCGGACGGGTTCCATCGGGCGATGGACGAACAGGTGCCGGTCTCGTTCGAGATCTACCATGCGCGCCTGGAGACCTGGTTCGAGGCCCGGGCCTACCCCTCCGAGACGGGGCTGTCGGTATACATGCGCGACGTCACCGAGCGCAAACAACAGGAGACCACCATCGCCCAGCACGCAGCCGTCATCGAAGCGATCAACGATGGCGTCGTCACGCTCGACCGGAACCGGGAGATCGTTTCGGTCAACGGCGCGATGGAGCGACTGTTCGGCCGCGACCGCGAGGCCCTGGTCGGCGAACACGTCGAGGTCGTCCCCGAACTCGCCGGGATCACCGACGAGGACGCCGTCGAGATGGGGCGGGCTATCGCCGACGTGGACGTTGGCAACGCCGAAAAACGGCAACTCGAGGCGACGATCACCGACGCCGACGGCGTCGACCGGATGGTCGAGATCAGATTCGTTCCGATCGAGGACGACGCGGCGACGATCGCCGGCGTCCTCCGCGATATCACCGACCAGCACGAGTACGAACGGGTGGCCGCCTCGCTGCACGAGATCACCCGCTGGCTGCTCGAGTCCGACGACCCCGAGGAGATCTGTGCGATCGCCGTCCACTCGGGCAGCGACCTGCTCGATCTACCGATCAGCGGGATCTGGCTGCTCGAGGACGAACACGGCTACCTCGAGCCCGTCGCTGGCACGGCGGGGGCGTACGAGGAGTTCGGCGGCCTCCCCCGGTTCAATCCCGGTGAGGGGCTCGTCTGGAACGTCTTCGAGGGCGGTGAGGTCGAGCGGTTCGACGACCTCGAGTCCAACGAGGAAACCTACAACCCCGAGACGCCCCTTCGCTCGGAGATCATCGCGCCGATCGGAACTCACGGCGTGCTCATGACCGGCTCGCTCGAGCCCGACCGGTTCGACGAGACCGACGTCGAACTGCTCTCGACGCTGGCGGAGAACATCCGTGCCGCACTCGACCGGGCCGACCGCGAGCGGATCCTGCGGGAGCGCACCGAAGCTCTCGAGCGCCAGACCGAGCGGCTCGAGGGGGTCGCCAACGTCCTCTCGAACGACCTGAAACAGCAACTCGAGACGGTCGCCGAGCGACTCGAGGATGACGACGCCGACGCGGACGAACTGGGCTGGGAGTTCCCGCTCGCAGAGGACTCCGTCGAGACGACGCTCGACCGCGCCGAGCGACTGGTCGACGACGTCCGCGAGTTCGCTCGCAACGCCTCGGCGGTCGGCACCCGGAGCCGCGTCAGGCTCGACCGGGCCGTCGAAGCGGCTGCCAGGACCTCCCGGCTCGACGAGACGAACGTGACCGTCGAACGCCGCGCCACCGTCCGGGCCGACGCCGACCGCCTCGTGAACCTGCTGGAGACGGCGTTCGACGATGCAGCGGCTCGCGACGGCGTTTCCCCTGGCGACCCCGGAGACGAGACGGCGGACGTAACGGTCCGGGTGGGTCTCCTCGGGTTCGACGATCCCGGCCGGTCCCGCGGCTTTTACCTCCTCGACGACGCGGATGCCTCGCCCGAGACCGCTCGAGATCGGCTCCTGGCGTCCCCGGACGGGACGGGAAGCGGGGCGGGGGCCGCTGACGGGAACTCCGACACCGGAACCGGCGCGATCGACGGTCTCGGGCTCGCGCTCGTCCGCGCGATCGCCGAAGCCCACGGCTGGGAACTGACGGTCGAGACCGTCGAAGGCGACGGGACGAGGGAGGGCGTTGTCCTCGACCACGACCCCGACTCCGACCACGACTCGGACGAACCTGCGAACGGAACCCGGATCGAAATTCGGGACGTAACCACCCTCGAACTCGAGGGCAACGATCGTCACAACGGGGACGAAGACGGAAAGCGGCACCAAGACGGTCTTCCACGGCCCGGAGCGGGTCCGGGCGGTCCCTGA